Proteins encoded in a region of the Cydia pomonella isolate Wapato2018A chromosome 3, ilCydPomo1, whole genome shotgun sequence genome:
- the LOC133515817 gene encoding uncharacterized protein LOC133515817 — MKCVRFDMLHFKIFLLFMIPLTVQSYNRRAPPEKKITKPFSMPDNINIDLANQLKVPNKAFCEKMALSDADFFMVMPWWYHYCEGLKEKEEKNTNQKVRFLRPYQKVLHEVQDYKRKQRIWNEVASILRPARL; from the exons ATGAAATGCGTGAGATTTGACATGTTACATTTTAAG ATTTTCCTTCTGTTTATGATACCATTAACTGTCCAGTCGTACAACAGGCGAGCTCCACCAGAAAAGA AAATCACTAAGCCCTTCAGTATGCCAGATAACATTAACATAGACTTGGCTAATCAACTGAAAGTCCCGAACAAGGCATTCTGCGAGAAGATGGCTCTAAGCGACGCCGATTTCTTCATGGTGATGCCGTGGTGGTACCACTATTGCGAAGGTCTGAAAGAAAAAGAAGAGAAAAATACGAATCAGAAAGTCAGATTCCTCAGGCCATACCAGAAAGTCTTGCATGAGGTGCAGGATTATAAAAGGAAGCAGAGAATTTGGAACGAAGTTGCATCTATTTTACGGCCTGCAAGACTATAA
- the LOC133516689 gene encoding uncharacterized protein LOC133516689 yields MVVMNFLFAIATTLHFTFIASKKLDISSEESIENILFYKDFRPKKKELAPLPPEPLVLPAQIKQPECIPRMCCSMSCTNSCGQNEIGIDSFQRNQPMNFMNPGNSNPFSSMNSMGSMNSMNPMNSMNPMNSMNPFNSMGPPNSMNPMQTMPPMQQQKQMPQFMKHPKKKKHPPIPLQTRRDSGNAREHIKSLISQDEDIKKILKDLVRVTMKKVDLLEMIKARRAAESGNDGLNVGDEDEKEL; encoded by the exons ATGGTGGTCATGAATTTTCTATTTGCG ATTGCCACCACCCTCCATTTCACCTTCATCGCCTCAAAGAAACTCGACATCTCCTCAGAAGAAAGTATAGAAAACATTCTTTTTTACAAAGACTTCAGGCCCAAAAAGAAAGAGCTAGCACCTTTGCCACCAGAACCATTAGTGTTGCCAGCACAAATAAAACAGCCAGAGTGCATACCTCGAATGTGCTGTTCCATGTCTTGTACGAACTCCTGCGGACAAAATGAAATAGGAATTGATAGCTTTCAGCGAAATCAACCTATGAATTTTATGAATCCTGGTAACTCAAATCCTTTTAGTTCTATGAATTCTATGGGTTCTATGAATTCTATGAATCCAATGAATTCTATGAATCCAATGAATTCTATGAATCCTTTTAATTCAATGGGCCCACCGAATTCAATGAACCCGATGCAAACTATGCCACCAATGCAACAGCAGAAGCAAATGCCACAATTTATGAAGCACCCGAAGAAGAAGAAGCATCCACCGATACCATTGCAAACAAGAAGGGACAGTGGCAACGCTAGAGAACATATCAAGAGCCTCATATCCCAAGATGAGGATATTAAGAAGATTCTGAAGGATTTGGTTAGGGTGACGATGAAAAAAGTGGACTTGCTGGAGATGATCAAAGCGAGGAGAGCTGCGGAGAGCGGGAACGATGGTTTGAATGTCGGCGATGAAGATGAGAAAGAATTGTGA